The DNA window taatattttttatgtaaacttttataattatatattatataatatacaaaatgtaaaagttaaataatatggccggagtcggggaatccacgaGGCGGAGGGTACTTTCCtaatccccgccccaaagtgtcATCGGGAGAATTTTTTCCTCCATCCCCGTTTCCGCGGGGAAAAAATCTTCAACTTCGGTGCTCCAAACAAATAATCTCCACAGAGATCTCCATTAACAAATGCAAATTGACATTCCTACTTGAATATCTTAACCACCTGGCAAATTTCAATTATGCCTCCTACTTCCGTAGATACACATCCGGAAAtacctttttatttaaaaaattagtttttttccgTAGGTACGGAAGCGTTAAAAGACATAGTGAACattgaaaaaattcaaaatatttcagTTTAGTAAATCttctgtagatgtatctacggaacgtGTTAAAAAAAGAgtgtttcgtagatgtacctacggaacctTCCGCTATATTTTAAATCAGTGTTATTTTACTCCAAAACTCCAATATTTTTAACATCAAAATATAGTACATGAAAAAACTTATTGATTAAATGTCATTTTGAAGTTGTTGGAATATGTTGATCATTGATGCACACGTTTACCGCCGAACTCGAGAGAAAAAATAACTTTGgtgaaagtttgatttgaggttGAGAAAGAGTTGGAGTTTAGAAATGAGAAAGGTGAAAAATGAGGGAGGAGAAGAGTCTGACACTAGTTTAACATCAaattcttccgtagatgcatatatGAAGGTCTTCCGTAGATACACCTACTAAATAGAACaactttgaaaagaaaaaaaagttgctTCCAGATGTACATATGCGGAAGTTGAAGCATTTTTGGCAACACCCATGATGCATGAGAGACGCAAGGAATGAGGTAAGACTAAGAGATTATCTTTTTAAATAACTTGAtcctttaaattaataaatatgtgcaaagttattttttttatttcctttttttaaatttttgattaaaccaatcacaaaaatatatctataacaatatataaagaGAATAGGTTTATTTGGGCTGgcctatttttattccaaaattatcctttattttttgatatatttACTAGAAAACCACAAATAAAAACTACCTAGAGGTTACAAAGtataatttttgaaatatttaccAGGAATCCACATACAATAACTACCTAGAGGTTACAAGGCCTATGAAACTGCTACCATTTAAATTCATCGATAACTACAACATAATATAAAAAAGAAGTGAGCATTTTGATGGTGTGATTGTTTCCTTAATGCAACCATAAACACTAATAACTACTGCTGACAGAATCCTTCTTCTCTCTTTTGGTTATGGTAATAAACATCTTTTTCAAACATTCTTTCAAAtccatatttatatattaattaactttgtTTTATAAACATTGTCATTCTTTATGTGTTCTACTCaacttaattttcaaaaatatgattCGAAAATGATAATTGATGTTTATTTTTTGGAATAAGATACTATGAATTCTACCAACAGTAAGTGAATATGtttatttacataattaattcATGGAAGTTTTTTCTATAACTAATACATGGGTGTTTCTATAGATAAAGTACTGTTAGTGCAATAGAGCATACTCATAAACATGTTATGAACACACTTAGAAAATGCATGACTTGACTTCTGGCATTTTCTCCCATTATTATGTACtttcttaatttattatttttattattttttctctaaTTGTTACATACTTTTTGAATCTATTATATTTACGAACTTTTCTCGATGTTCAACCATATCCTAATATTATAATTTCACCtttttataattttgatatttattaccGATCACTTTTTCACATTTTCAATAAATTGATACAATAGggtataaaattatataaaattgagTGGTGGaactaaaaaaaacatttttatcatCCAACAAATCAAGAATAATTATATATGTTAAAAAAAGTATCAATTGTAAGTTATACTTTATACTTATTAACCAAAGAAATACATGTGTGGGGAAACATTATCTTCACTCTCTTGATCACTTTATAATTATTGCATGATACTTTTTGTTTGTACCGTTTATACTTTGAATTGGTGAAAGTAgacataatttatattattattattaactcgcattcttttatttttttcattttaatttttatgactCTATATTTTAAGTTTCATGATTTTTTATCATCAGGAAACACAAAGACGAGGAAGGCAGgctatatttataaatatatacctATAATCGACactctttataatttttttctctattgttTTTACATTTCTCAGTTctttaaatataatttgaaattctTTACTTTTTGTGTGTGTTAATGCTCTATATTTATGTTGTTCAAGGTTTGTGTTGTATTGTATACATGACGTGTCATGCATGGTTGTTTTGAGTGATGTTGAGCCTTTTCAATTTGAACAATtaaatgaaagagagaaagagaggaagTCAATTACCATTACCATAGTCTTTTTGATAGAGTTGATTACTATTGTTAACAAATCAAGTGTAAATAATTAAATCCTATGCAATTAAAACATGTATAATGTATCTCATGCTCCATAAATATAGATATCCTATAAAAAATTCGAGTGGGTGAGAGGAGAGAGGGGGcggagggagggagagagagagggggagagatagatagagagagggAGAATTAAAATAAGAGGACAAAAAATAAACAAGCAAATATGAAAACACATATAAACACATATGACAAAGTTTATTACATGtaagttaaaaacaaaatttaatgaaaatatcCTTTTATTATTCTTAAGGCAACCTATGATAAAAATCTCACAAAAGACATTTACATATTATACATTTCAGTGTGTATTTTAAAAAGGACAGACAAACATAAAAGTGTGTATTTCAAAATTTATTCCtcaaataatttaaattgaaattaaaaacaaatataaactACCTTTTATATTTCGACCCGTGTACTCACTTAAAAAAGCGGATAAACGGGCACGGGAGTGCCCGTTTAGACGCTAGTAAAGTATAAAACGATTATAAttgatttattataattattttcttttttatattaaatttattaattatttgttttgtaAGAACAATATTTATGGGAAACCTTATCGAAACCACCCATAGAGGCTATCACACATGTTGAATCCTCATGGAAGAATCTTTGTTGTCCATAGAAGCAGTTACATATGTTGCATCCTCATGGAGGAGGCCTTTCAGTCCATAAAGGGGATCCCACATATTGAATCCTCATGGAGGAATCCTTATCGCCTGGGATGTGAATAGGTCAAGTCGGTTTATAAGGGATTATAGCATgacctatttgataaaaaggtaTAAGCTTAGGCTTTCTTAAAAGCCTGTAATATTAAGTAAGTCAGACTTAGGttatcaaaaaaaattatgaaacctTATAGAATGATCTATAAATGTGTATCTATTAGAAAATAtgctatataataaataaaaagtcgTGTTGTCTATTTAAAACTTAAGTAATATGGACTATTTGAAAGCCTTAATATGAATCAGACTTTTAAATAGACTTTCAAGGCAaaccaaaattttaaaaaggCTCGACCAGGCCAAATAAAAAAGCTTATAATAGGTCATAGGCTAGGCCTAGGTATGAAAAATTTATCGCACGTTAGACCGAGGCCTTCTAAGACCTGACGTGACCTATTTCCACCCTTACTTGCCGCCCATAGAGGTGATCACATATGTTAGATCTTCATGGAGGAATCTTTGCCTTccaagagacaacattctcattCTCATGCAATAATCCCCACTATACCAAACTACAATAAGACCACAACATGTGCAAAAGGTATTCTAAGATAGTTCACACAAAAATAAACAAGAGCGTTCAAGCCCGCCATTGGTTAATCCCCAATAGatacaaatataaaataaacccACCATTAATAAAGCCACAAAGGGCAAAAAAACCTACATTCCATTATTTTCGGTGATGATGAGAACACAATGGCAGAAATGTGCGCTGCCATGTATAACTTATGTCGTTAGAATCAAACTCTAGAGGATAACAACCATCACATCCAACAACGACAGGAGGAGAATGACACTATTGAGGAGACTGAAATCCTAGACCCCAACCTCTTTCTGATGAGATATGGGGGACGCCAATGGTAGAGAACTTTAAGCCACACTCACTGACCATGTTTGATGGGCGCAACGACCTATATGATCATGTCTTCTCCATCGACAAGAAAATGATAATTATTGGAGCTTTTGATTCCTTTAAATCCAAGTTTTTCTCTGGCACCTTTAGAGACATAACATTAAGGTTGTAAATAAGCCTACCACGACTCTCGGTCACCAACTAACAAGACTTGATGAAGAAACTGGTCCTTCAATTGGcaacaaacaaacataaaaaatgtCTACTAATAAACTCTTCAACATTCTTTCAGGCCATTTTTAATCTTGAATATCTTGTCCACTTCAATGATATGATTGTTGattttttagtcaaaatttaAACTTTGATGTGTTATGTCAAAGAAGTGCTTAGACGATTCATTAAGATAGGTCTAATCaatataagttttttttgttaaaatatatGAGTACATATTAATGATTTactttcttaaattaaaaatctgATAAAATTCTAAATTAATGAGACATatgtaattttattatttacgaaagtaattttatgatttttttttcaaaatgataGGAACTATTTCAAATTCATATTttctgaattaaaaaaataattttgatacttTGTaccataaatttattattaaagatTAAAAGATATTGAAATCACATGATTcttaaaagaatatttcaaaaataatttttagaatggttattcaaaataactttaattttaagTGAtcttttaaaatctaaaaaaattattaaaagaatatttaatttaatttttataaaaatttacctAAATCAATTTCttatttagttgttttttttttttgtaattttttatttaattaaaattatataatattataaaatcaaaTCGATCCTTAATTAATTCAATCAATTTAACTAGGTCAATTACAAAAAATCAACAAGTCCCAACCAGACAACAAGCAACATAGGTTGttcctctcttcttcttcttcttcccacAATTTCccaatcaaatcaaaatcaactctttttcttcatcttcccTCTCTAATGGTTCTTCTTCAATCTTCCAAGTTAACCCTTCCAACcccatcttctctctcttcccctCACACAACAACAACTTCCATTCTCTTTGAACCCACTACTCTTTCCCTTGCAATCACTCACTCCAACTCCTCAATTTCTCTCTTCCCTTCTTATTCACCTCTCTCTCTTTCCTCCTCTCTTCAAtttccacaaaccctaattcctaaaccttcttcttcctccactttTCTAATTCTTCAACAATCCCCAAATTCTGCAAACCCTAATTCTGTTATCTTTCTCGTTTGTGGACCCCATCGAGCTGGTTCTCAAATTCTCCTCCGGTTTTACATCCTTAATAGAATCACCAACTGTTTTTCTAGGGTTAATCGTATTTCATGTGGGTCGCAGAGTGGGTTTCTTCGGTTTGAACCTGAATTAGGGGTTTTGATGGATGCGAAACACGGGGTTTCTGTTAAGGTTGTTGGGTCTGTTAACTATTTCGCGGTTTATTCCGTTTCGAGTTTTAAAGTTTGGGTTTTTGCTGTTAAGATGGTGGAGGATGAAGAGGGTGGTGGATTGAGATTGATGAAATGTGCTGTGATTCGGTGTTCGAGACCGGTTTGGTCTTTGAGTATTTCGTTTGGGTTTTTGGTTCTTGGAGAAGAGAATGGGGTTAGGGTTTTTGGACTGAGGAGGTTGGTGAAAGGGAAAATGGTTGTTAGGAGAGTTGAGAATTCGAATTTGAAATCGGGTTTGAATAAATTGCCAAATGGTGATCATCATAGGAAGTATAAAGGTGGGGGAGATCGAGGAGGGAAAACCCGCGGTGGTGTTGATGGTGATGAGGCAACCTGTAATGGTGGATTGGAGGGGAAGAATGGAGTTGCTGGTAGGTACTTATTTAACTTTTTGGTACATTATTAGTGGTTGGTAATAAGCATGCTATATATGTTACATGGTGCTTGCTTTGATTGATGTATGGATATTGATCTCAACTATTTTTCTGTTTGAATTTAGAATCTTACCCGTCGGTTTATTTTCTTCGGTATATTCATTGATTTGTTATGTTCTGTTTGTAACTGTTATTTAGAGGGTTAGTAAGTTGGCTGATTGGATAGTTAGATGAAATAAGGGATGTTGGCTATAAATAATATAAGGGGTTTTGAGGGAGAGTATCTTGTTATTTGAGAGAGAATTAGGGCCTCTGGGATGGGGATGTGGTGCTGATCTTCGTAATTTTACAACTTCGTATCTGTATGCAGGGAAGATTTTCCCCTTGCTTTCTAATAGAGTACCAAGTTCCTAACATTGTCTTGTGAGTTTGCTTCAGCCATCTGGTATAGGGTGTTTAGATGGTTGGGGAAGTTGGGCCCTTTGCAGCATTTTAGGGATGTTTGATTTGGTGCTGGGTTTATAGGAGGGAAGGGTGATCTCTTTATGCCTGATTtcgacctgacattctgttgtcTCGTCTATTTGGATTATGCTGAATAAAGGATTATgcagaataaaattatttttaggcGAGAGTGTTTTTTGGTTCCAGGTTTTGAGGTTTCCTTGTTAGAGTGGGAGCAGGACCCACTCATTTGGCTTGGTATTTAGGGGTGTGCTGGGTGGCCAGCTGCCCTCTTTTGTGCTGGGAGGTCTGTTGTGCAGTGGCTTTAGTCTGGATCAGATCAGGAGTCGGTTGGCTTGGTTCTTTTGGTGTTTGGTGGTTGTGAGTTTCTGTCTGGCTTGCAGGTTTCAGTTGGTTGTTGCTTGGGTTGCCCTcttttggtgtttttttttttatttgttttcaagCTTGTTTGTTCCTGTTTGCCAGTTTCTGTCTTTATAGAGCACCGCTGATTCAAATAAAAGAGTATGTCCTTTGTTTGAATTTCTTGTCTGACAATTGGAATCTATTGCTAGCTAACTGGACATATACTTTTTATCTCCCTAAATTTTCCTTAATGTGTAGATTAGTGGGAATCCCGTGGTCGTGATGCTTGATTCTCTGCATAATTGTTGTCTGTTACGTATATTCCTcagtatattatttaatttatgtatttttacTTTCAGTAAAGCAAACAAGTGTTAAATATAAACATGACAACAAAGATGGAGGTGCATGCTTTTTGGCATTGAAGGGAAACGAggctgaaacaaaatccatgccAAAGGTATCCAAATCTGTAAAGGCTATTTCCATTAAGGCTCTGTCCCAAAGGATGTTTCTGATCTTGGACTCCCATGGGGATTTACATTTGCTATCCATTTACAATTCTGGCCTTGGAGTAGATATCACTGGTCATGTGAAGCAGCTACCTCGTGTCATGAAAGTGCAAAGTCTGGCTGTTCATCTTGATGAATCTACAAGTTAGTCTCTCACTTTCTTTgtcttatttaatatttattcaaaatttagTTTGTCTATGTTTTCTCGGTGATAGATTTAATTTTGAAAGGAGCAAAACTTGCAAAACACTTAACAATTTTTTGTTAGGGTTGAAGAAACATTCGGCTAAAATTGTTTACTCAGTTTCTCTCAGCAACTAAAATTTTCTTATTACCCTGCAGCATCACAGACTATCTGGATATCAGATGGATGCCATTCTGTGCACATGTTCACGATGGACACGGAGAATGCTTTAAACGAAGCAGATGAAAATGATAGCAATGAAAAAAAGTCTATGCATCTCCCAGGTTTTCAAACTTCTGATTActtaattgtttaaattatttattaaacccTAATTCTTGAAGTTGCTTTACATGTGTGTAATCTATATGGCAGAGCGGAGTGTGAAATTGATATGATTTCCGCTAATAAGTGACCTTGCAGCTCAATTTTTCTCAttaaccaaaataaataaattttggcTTGAATATTCTTTTCTTCCTTGCAAATATCTTACTTTTTTCTTTTGGGTcctgtaattttatttttattttccaacTTTGTGATGTTCAACTTCAATCTGTTCGTTTTTGGTCCATGCAATCAATGGCCGTTACCGAAATGAAATGTTGACATGGGTGTTAGAGCTCAATGTGGAGCCACTGATGAGATTATTGATCAAATGTGCCAGATGGAGTTCCATTAGCCATGTTAGTGTTTTGTAAAAGCTACCGATTGCTGAGACAAAAAATGGATGGTTTGAACATTACACAGATGAAggctaaaaaaaataaatttacagGAAACAAAATCCGAATGGAGATGTTTGAAGGGACAAAAAGAATATTGAAGCCTTACATTCTAAAGCATACATGTTTCTAACATATTCATAATTTATAATGTAAGTACACTTAGAAATCGAAGCAAAGATTGGAGTCAATGATTCAATTGCTTCAACTATGTACTAGCTATTCAACTTTTGCAAATTGTAAGATAGGTGTAACATTCTTTCTCTTAGAATTCAATTGGAgttctattatttatttcattcctTTTTAATTCGGCATACCAATGCTTATTTGCCTTTTGAGAGCTTCTGTCTACATTCTCAATTGTCTTCATAATCTATGTAACCTATATCTGTTTCAGTTACTCAAGTTCTTTTCTCTAGTGAGAAGATCCAAGATAtcatttctatatctgcaaactCCATTCTGATTCTTGGACAAGGtaatatttgtttttctttccttgCGTGACTTGATATTCAATTCTTCATACAAAGACATTCTTGCATATTCTTGATAAAACAATATGGTCGTTTGATCCATGTATCCCCAATTAGTGGGAAAAGACTTGGTTAGTATTGTTGTTATTTACCGGTTTGTATATTCTTCCGTTCAACAGGAAGCTTATATGCACATGCAATTTCCTGAAGTTGCTTCTATTTTTCATCTCTTTCATCTGGTAAGCATTTTTTTATCATTGCGCGTCTCACTGATCTGTGTCTTTACTCTGCTACAATGTTTTGATATAAGCTCCGTTTGTAGGAAATCGATCATCTTGACTACCTTGACGATCTAATGCATAAACTTGTGTGGTTCCAGGATACTTAATCTTTCAAAGTAAGTGTTTTCATTAatcaaaatacatttatttttgcAACAGTGAAATGTTGCATTCAATGATCTAGctaatatttttctataatttttattCCCATCATTTAATTATGCGAATAACCTTGCTGGTTTGTCCTTAATTCTTGAGTTAGGTCCTCTGGTTGTCTCGCCATGTAGTGCATCTTTAAGATACCGGAAACTTGAAAGGTATGTAAGTTTTTCAGATTGCCTCGGTTCTCATCTGTTTTGAAACTTGTTTTGGGGTATGTATGGCTCCTCCGAAACAAGGTTCTTGATTGTGAACTAAGTCGTCAATTCTTGATTGTTTTAGATTTTTATCGGGTTCATGGGATTGGGATTGGTTAAATATCGCAGTGGCCGACAACTGTGGTGCTGCGTTATTCAACAGCTTAATGTCATCTGTCCTGCAAAACCTGTCACAGCAAACAGCAAGACTACATGATTCACCAACTTGTTTAATGCCAATCTTATGGAGATTTGGCTGAAATCATGGTTTTCTAGCCGAAGAACTGAGCAGGGTTTTGACATAGAAAGCATGATCTTGGCAATTTTGCTGCTCTGCTTGTTGGACTAGTATTTATTTGATTGCACTTTTCTCATTCTAGCTTTGTTTGGTTATATTTATAAAAGGTGTTTTGTGGAGTTAAAgagttttattttattgttgatgtaataattaaattaatgtttgaattgacttatttgagtttataACTAGCATAATTTTGTGACActgtttgacattttttattaact is part of the Vicia villosa cultivar HV-30 ecotype Madison, WI linkage group LG2, Vvil1.0, whole genome shotgun sequence genome and encodes:
- the LOC131652918 gene encoding uncharacterized protein LOC131652918; protein product: MVLLQSSKLTLPTPSSLSSPHTTTTSILFEPTTLSLAITHSNSSISLFPSYSPLSLSSSLQFPQTLIPKPSSSSTFLILQQSPNSANPNSVIFLVCGPHRAGSQILLRFYILNRITNCFSRVNRISCGSQSGFLRFEPELGVLMDAKHGVSVKVVGSVNYFAVYSVSSFKVWVFAVKMVEDEEGGGLRLMKCAVIRCSRPVWSLSISFGFLVLGEENGVRVFGLRRLVKGKMVVRRVENSNLKSGLNKLPNGDHHRKYKGGGDRGGKTRGGVDGDEATCNGGLEGKNGVAVKQTSVKYKHDNKDGGACFLALKGNEAETKSMPKVSKSVKAISIKALSQRMFLILDSHGDLHLLSIYNSGLGVDITGHVKQLPRVMKVQSLAVHLDESTTSQTIWISDGCHSVHMFTMDTENALNEADENDSNEKKSMHLPVTQVLFSSEKIQDIISISANSILILGQGSLYAHAIS